In Daphnia magna isolate NIES linkage group LG5, ASM2063170v1.1, whole genome shotgun sequence, a single genomic region encodes these proteins:
- the LOC116933377 gene encoding putative defense protein 3 has protein sequence MNYYLLFLLMALARASPYGALEASCASMTPGHGFNPQNGTSPFIVMPLTSEIIQNSLVPIGLSSITSDYFKGFFIMAFSDNSSKPIGKFSIDVDGQSMSCFNGMDNAATHLINDDKSFVMLNWMPPYDFVGSVHFRTTFVKNVSHYWVSIKSDPVEVIQFFMPSSAAHFNPNSSLGLALLIFIVGLF, from the exons atgaattattatttgttatttttgttgatGGCGCTTGCGCGGGCAAGCCCCTATGGAGCGCTGGAGGCATCCTGCGCCTCAATGACGCCTGGCCATGGTTTCAATCCGCAAAATGGTACATCCCCGTTCATCGTCATGCCTTTAACG AGTGAAATTATTCAGAATAGTTTGGTGCCAATCGGACTCTCATCCATAACCAGCGATTATTTTAAAG GTTTCTTCATCATGGCATTTAGCGACAATAGCAGCAAACCGATAGGCAAATTTTCTATCGATGTGGATGGCCAATCGATGAGCTGCTTCAACGGAATGGAC AATGCTGCCACCCATTTGATCAACGATGACAAATCATTTGTTATGCTGAACTGGATGCCTCCGTATGATTTTGTCGGCTCCGTTCACTTCAG GACTACATTCGTCAAGAATGTGTCGCACTATTGGGTCAGCATCAAGTCGGACCCAGTGGAGGTTATCCAGTTCTTTATGCCATCATCAGCCGCCCATTTCAATCCAAATTCTTCGCTGGGATTGgctcttttgatttttatagTTGGACTGTTTTGA
- the LOC123472506 gene encoding homeobox protein Nkx-2.3-like → MLCDQQMATSFSVRDILEFDDGDGMIGSGVSPGPEAAATASTDPLLLDPIMVVNPAEAAANSTGYYANYWLENNGMGNNTMLGDNRTIMPMEEQPTGQTYIALQQHHTQPPPQHQQAIDPAHYDYSYNYMSYDCPPVAEEFSRFREEDESKLATVQQRNPVASRPLTTSHHVQQLSHLCPPFSEQEVNCGNSMEIATNKIKSNRILAAKPENNFSKKGSSGNESINTNQRTTRLKRKPRVLFSQAQVYELERRFKQQRYLSAPEREHLSLVLKLTPTQVKIWFQNRRYKCKRQLSEKPLDSNSITTSPEPGTATTPIRKMAEDSIVSSTGLGTPSEAEESILYQHSAHDPHLQQHPVLPPYSTLYSHQQHPATSALTYGSAPSSYLHHQDMAYSGTPAETAGYYALMGGNVSNNVSGGGAGQNFHQHSFSSSVRAW, encoded by the exons ATGTTGTGCGATCAGCAAATGGCGACGTCGTTTAGTGTGCGCGATATTTTGGAATTCGACGACGGTGATGGGATGATCGGTAGCGGAGTAAGCCCTGGACCCGAAGCGGCAGCCACAGCATCAACCGATCCGCTATTACTCGATCCGATAATGGTGGTCAATCCAGCCGAAGCAGCAGCCAATTCTACGGGTTACTACGCCAATTATTGGCTGGAAAACAACGGAATGGGTAATAACACGATGTTGGGCGATAATCGGACGATCATGCCGATGGAAGAACAGCCAACTGGACAGACTTACATCGCACTGCAGCAACACCACACCCAACCACCTCCGCAGCATCAACAAGCGATTGATCCGGCTCATTACGATTACTCGTACAACTACATGTCCTACGATTGCCCTCCGGTGGCTGAAGAATTCAGCCGCTTCAGGGAAGAAGACGAAAGTAAATTGGCCACTGTTCAGCAAAGAAACCCCGTGGCGAGTAGACCGTTAACTACGTCTCACCACGTCCAGCAGCTCTCTCACCTGTGTCCGCCCTTCTCCGAACAGGAAGTCAATTGCGGAAATTCAATGGAAATTGCCaccaacaaaatcaaatcaaacc GAATTCTAGCGGCGAAACCAGAGAACAACTTTAGTAAGAAGGGTAGCTCTGGGAACGAGTCAATCAACACGAACCAACGGACAACGCGTCTCAAGCGTAAACCTCGAGTTCTATTCTCTCAG GCACAGGTGTACGAATTAGAACGGAGATTTAAACAACAACGATACCTGTCGGCACCAGAGCGCGAACACCTCTCCTTGGTACTCAAATTAACACCCACTCAG GTAAAGATATGGTTCCAAAATCGCCGCTATAAATGCAAACGCCAGTTGAGTGAAAAACCATTAGACTCCAACAGCATCACGACATCTCCTGAACCTGGAACAGCGACAACGCCCATTCGTAAGATGGCCGAAGACTCCATCGTTTCTTCAACCGGATTGGGCACTCCGTCTGAAGCTGAGGAATCAATTCTATACCAACACTCAGCGCACGATCCTCACCTGCAACAACATCCCGTTCTTCCGCCTTATTCCACATTGTACAGCCACCAACAACATCCAGCTACTTCAGCGTTAACGTACGGTAGCGCACCATCATCGTACCTCCACCATCAAGACATGGCGTATTCTGGAACACCTGCCGAAACGGCCGGATATTACGCTCTGATGGGAGGCAACGTCAGTAACAACGTCAGCGGAGGTGGTGCTGGGCAGAATTTTCACCAGCACAGTTTTTCGTCCAGTGTTCGGGCGTGGTAA
- the LOC116923788 gene encoding homeobox protein Nkx-3.2, translating to MDSDKEVNLSGKNLTPFSIADILSGSSKASADPPSVPAPPPSTPSPAQPTVPPSYPWFLFNHPPCWPLLMPDASAQTAGTTKAHSQADISNSSALTTVSSSPEEDDDRLSDDDELFDHDDDDDGSNSIIGSLVSSTDDGQQEDPLDMRANNHRRRNRTHRMLMDSEQAANGERSMASLPSLHHHLHQQQMHHHHHQMRMAAAAGGLGMVVSGGRKKRSRAAFSHGQVFELERRFGHQKYLSGPERADLAQMLKLTETQVKIWFQNRRYKTKRRQLQQQQQQHDVAAATMALNNMAAARRVAIRVLSERQTSGSTSSSVHQLHNQHPGMMTNNQRSSSTSAMTAGPHHPTFAGLAAHHHHQPAQHHHNLHHPFYYCPPAYLAMAPTTTDPFISNTTTP from the exons ATGGATTCCGACAAAGAAGTGAATCTCAGTGGCAAAAATTTGACTCCGTTCTCTATCGCCGACATCCTAAGCGGAAGCAGCAAAGCTTCCGCTGATCCACCGTCCGTCCCGGCTCCTCCACCATCGACTCCATCACCAGCTCAGCCGACGGTCCCGCCGTCTTATCCGTGGTTTCTGTTTAATCATCCGCCGTGTTGGCCACTTTTAATGCCGGACGCTTCAGCACAAACGGCCGGAACTACAAAGGCCCACAGTCAGGCGGACATCAGTAACAGCAGCGCTTTAACAACCGTCTCTTCTTCGCCGGAAGAAGACGATGACCGTCTCTCCGACGATGACGAACTGTTCGATcacgacgatgacgacgacggATCCAACAGCATCATCGGCAGTTTGGTCTCATCGACCGATGATGGCCAACAGGAAGATCCGCTGGACATGAGAGCCAATAATCATCGTCGTCGTAACCGAACCC accggatgttgaTGGACAGCGAACAGGCAGCCAATGGGGAGCGCTCGATGGCCAGTCTGCCGTCACTTCACCATCACCTCCACCAGCAGCAGatgcatcatcatcatcatcagatGAGGATGGCGGCCGCGGCTGGTGGTCTAGGAATGGTCGTATCCGGCGGCAGGAAGAAACGATCCAGGGCTGCTTTCTCTCACGGTCAGGTCTTTGAGCTGGAACGTCGATTCGGCCATCAGAAATACCTGTCCGGTCCCGAACGTGCTGATTTGGCGCAAATGCTCAAACTGACTGAAACTCAA GTGAAAATCTGGTTCCAGAATCGTCGATACAAAACTAAACGACGTCAGttacagcaacagcaacaacagcacgACGTGGCGGCTGCGACGATGGCTCTCAACAACATGGCGGCGGCCAGGAGAGTTGCCATTCGGGTCCTGTCGGAACGCCAGACTTCCGGATCAACATCATCTTCGGTGCATCAGCTCCACAATCAGCATCCTGGAATGATGACTAACAACCAAAGATCGTCTTCCACCTCCGCGATGACAGCCGGTCCCCATCATCCGACTTTTGCCGGACTGGCTGCTCATCACCATCATCAGCCAGCACAACATCATCACAATCTCCATCATCCGTTTTACTATTGTCCGCCTGCTTACCTCGCCATGGCTCCTACTACTACGGATCCGTTCATAAGTAACACAACGACCCCGTAG